The Geomonas agri genome contains the following window.
ACGTCGCTGCACGAAGGTATCCCCATGACCATCCTCGAGGCGATGGCCTGCGGCGTCCCCGTCGTTGCCCCGGCCGTGGGGGGGGTCGGCGAGATCATTGCCGACGGCGTCGAGGGGTGCCTGGTGCAGGGCAGGGATCCCGCCTCCTTCGCCCGCCGCTGCATCGAGCTCATTGACGACGCGCCGTTGCGCGCAGCCCTGTCCCGCGCGGCGCACCAAAAGGCCCTCTCGATGTTTTCCGTAGAGAAGATGGCGCAGGACTACCAGCGGGTCTACCGGGATCTCCTGGCGGGCCCGGTAACGGAGTAAAGCTATGCCCTTTCTCCTTTTCACCTGCATCTTCCTGACCTTTTACGCCTATTTCGGTTACCCTCTTTCCTTGTTCCTGCTCTCGCTGTTTCGTTGTCGCGAGGTGCAAAAGTCGATGATCACCCCGGCCATTACCTTCATCATCACCGCCTTCAACGAGGAGAAGCGCATCAGGGAGAAGCTTGCCAACACGCTGGCGCTGGATTATCCCCCCGAACTGCTGCAGGTAGTAGTGGCCTCCGACGGCTCCACGGACCGCACCAACGAAATTGTGCGCGAGTATGCGGCACGGGGGGTCCTGCTCCTCGAGGTAACAGCGCGCGGCGGCAAGGAGAACGCCCAGAAGGAGGCGGTCGCCATTGCGCAGGGTGAAATCCTCGTCTTTTCGGACGTGGCGACCATGATCGAAGCGGGGAGTCTGCACCGGATGATGGCCAACTTTGCCGATCCTTCGATCGGGTGCGTGAGCAGCGTGGACCGGGTGATCGGGCGCGACGGGAAACCATGTGGCGAAGGGGCCTATGTGCGCTACGAGATGTGGCTTAGGGATCTTGAGGGCAGGGTGAACTCGCTGGTAGGGCTGAGCGGTTCTTTCTTTGCCGCACGAAAGGAGGTCTGCCGCGATTTCTCTCCGGACATGCAGAGCGACTTCAGGACCCTTTTGAACAGCATGCGGCTCGGGTGGCGCGGGGTGGGGGACCCGGAGGTGGTCGGTCTGTACCAGGACGTGGGGGACAGTGGCCGCGAATTCGACCGCAAGGTGAGGACGGTGCTCAGGGGGCTCACCGTCTTTTTTAAGAATCTGGAATTCTTGAATCCTTTCCGGTATGGCCTGTTCTCCTACCAGTTCTTCTGCCACAAGCTGCTACGCTGGCTGGTCCCCCTGTTTTTGGCCGGCGCCTTCCTTGCCAACGCAGCCTTGGCGTCCTCTTCCCTGTGCTACCTTTCTTTGTTCCTATTGCAGAGCGCCTTTTACCTCGTTGCCGGAGGAGGGTGGCGAAACCCTGCGCTGGGCCGGCGCACCCCCTTCAAGATCCCGCTCTACTTCATCACGGTCAATGTCGCCATAGCCGTCGCCTGGCTGCGCTACCTGCGCGGCAACCGCATGGTGATGTGGACCCCGTCCGAGAGGTAAGGCGAGATGCGCTCGAAAAATGCGGCCCTCCTCTTTTGTCTTCTCGCCCTGGTGCTGCTCCCCTCGTTTCCCGGGGTACGGGCAATCCTCGCGCACCCTCTGACCGTTACCGACCCCCAGGCACGCGGCGATGCCTGTTACGTGCTGGCGGGCGGGGAGACGGTCTGGGAGCGGCT
Protein-coding sequences here:
- a CDS encoding glycosyltransferase family 2 protein, whose product is MPFLLFTCIFLTFYAYFGYPLSLFLLSLFRCREVQKSMITPAITFIITAFNEEKRIREKLANTLALDYPPELLQVVVASDGSTDRTNEIVREYAARGVLLLEVTARGGKENAQKEAVAIAQGEILVFSDVATMIEAGSLHRMMANFADPSIGCVSSVDRVIGRDGKPCGEGAYVRYEMWLRDLEGRVNSLVGLSGSFFAARKEVCRDFSPDMQSDFRTLLNSMRLGWRGVGDPEVVGLYQDVGDSGREFDRKVRTVLRGLTVFFKNLEFLNPFRYGLFSYQFFCHKLLRWLVPLFLAGAFLANAALASSSLCYLSLFLLQSAFYLVAGGGWRNPALGRRTPFKIPLYFITVNVAIAVAWLRYLRGNRMVMWTPSER